The segment AATTTCCAGAGCCAGGCCACCCGCGGTCGATCGGGTTTGGCTGCTTCCTCCTGGAGTTCTGGCGGGAGCCTTTGCCATAGCGTTTCTCTTCTCCCCTGCACAGATACGGACACCGGTCGCCCTGTGCGGTCTGGCCGCGGTCGTCCTGACGGTCGTCACCTCGGCCGTGACCGTGCGCCGGCTTCGATCGGGGGACGTGGAGCGCTACGAGCGGGCGACCGCCGACGCGCAGGAGTACTACGCGCAACGCGAGGCCGCGCTGCTCGGGCGGCTGGCCGATCAGCGCGCCACCACCGTGTGGCTCGCCGAAGAGCTTCTCCCGGCGGCTGTGGCTCGTATGAAGAAGGGTGACCCCGCCTCGGAGATCCTGCGTTCCGTCACCTTCGGGGAGCACCTCGACGAGGAGTTCACCGAGGCGGTCCGGGGGGCTCTGCAGACGCTCCTGGAGGCCGTGGAGGCCGAGGAGTTCACCCGTGACTCCTCCCAGCGGGCACTCGTGGCGGTCGCGCGCCGGGTGCAGGCGATCGTGCACCAGCTCGCCAAGGACCTGCACTCCATGCAGATCCTGCACGGCACGGACCTCGTGGTCTCCCGCGGTCTCCAGGGCGTCGACCACCGCACCGCGCTGATCGGCCGCCTCGCGGCCAGCATCGCGGTCCTCGGTGACGCACGGCCCGGTCGGCAGTGGTCGAAGGCGATCCCGCTCTACGACGTCCTGCGCGGGGCCATGTCGCGCATCGTCGACTTCCCCCGCGTGAAGCTGCAGTCGGTGACGGCCGTGGCCGTGGTCGGCCCGGGAGCCGAGCCGCTGATGCACCTCCTCGCCGAACTGCTCGACAACGCCACGACGTTCTCGCCGCCGCACACCCCCGTGGAGGTGTCCGCGAGCGAGGTGCCCTCCGGCATCGCCATCGAGATCGAGGACCGAGGAGTCGGACTCACCGAAGAGGTCCGAGAGCGCATCGAACGCATCATGGAGCAGTCGGCGTCGGGCATCCAGCTGGCCGGCCTCGGCGAGGTGACGCAGCTCGGTCTGCCCGTCGTCAGCCGGCTGGCCCGCGAGCACGGCTGCGAGGTCGACCTGCGCACCTCCGCCTACGGAGGCGTACGAGCCGTGGTGCTGGTTCCCAGGAACCTGATCACCACCGTGCCGCAGTCCGCGGTGCGCTACCCGCCGCCGCCCGCACGGAGGCGCACGGGCGGCCCGATCCTGCCCAGGCCGACGCCGCCGGGCGACGCCCCGACGGATACCGGTGAGGTCAGGAAGACCGTCAACGGCCTTCCGCAACGGCGACGGGAGACACCCGTCCAGACGCCGATCGTCCAGGTGGCGCCCACACCCCCCGCCCCGGCCCCCTCCCGGGGAACCTCCGGCACGTCCCGCCAGCCGGGTCTGATGTGGGAGGCCTTCAACGGCGACAAGAGGTCGGTCGCCGAACCTTCCACTCCGCACAGCGAGCCGTCAGATGAGGTCGAGTAACATGCTGCCACTGCCGAACATGGACTGGATGCTCAAGGAGCTCGTGGGCGGCGTCCCGTACGTGCGACACGTCGTCGTGCTGTCGGCGGACGGCCTGTGCATCGGGCAGTCGAACACGGAGCCCGACACCGCCGACGCGATCGCCGCGGCCTGCTCCGGCATCCAGAGCCTGGCGAGGGCCATCGCGCAGCGGTTCCCGCAGGGCGACGGATCGACGCGGATGGTCGGGATCGAGGCCGACGGCGGCTACTTCTCCCTGATGGCGGCCGGTCCCGGGGCGTATCTCGCGGTGCTCGCCGACGACCAGGTCGATGCCGGCCTCCTGGGCGACCGCATGCGGACGTTGGTGGTCCGGATCGGCCAGCACATGACCAGCCCTCCTCGTGAGGACGTCGGGCAGGCGATGTGACCTCGGAGAACCAGGACCCCTGGAATGAAACCGATCCCGTTCCGCTCTACGTCATTACCGGGGGCACGGGTTCCGCGGCCAACACCTTCAACCTGGTCACCCTCATCGCCACGAGATCCGAGCCCGACGCAGCGATGCAGCCCGAGCAGGCGGCCATCCTCACCATGTGCGCGTACCCGCTCTCGGTGGCCGAAGTGTCCGCGTACCTCAGCCTTCCCTTCAGCGTCGTCACCACGCTGCTGTCCCAACTCGTCGAGGACGAACGGGTCGAGGCCATCGCACCCGTGCCCGTCGCGGCATTCCCCGAACGCGGCCTGCTGGAGGCGGTGATCCATGGACTACGCAAGCTCTGACGTACGCGATGCCGGCCCACGCGGCACAGACATGCCGCTTCCCCACAGTGCCAGGGGAGTCAAGGTCGTGGTCGTCGGCGGCTTCGGGGTCGGCAAGACGACCATGGTCGGGGCGGTGAGCGAGATCCCGCCCCTGACCACCGAAGAGACCATGACCCAGGCGGGCGTGGGGATCGACAACAACCCCGGCGCCCACGGGAAGAACACCACGACCGTCGCGATGGACTTCGGACGGATCAGCATCAACCAGGAGCTGATCCTCTATCTGTTCGGGACACCGGGACAGGAGCGCTTCTGGTTCCTGTGGAACGGGATCTTCGAAGGCGCGCTCGGCGCCGTCGTCCTCGTCGACACCCGCAGGATCGAAGTCTGCTTCGAAGTCATCACCCGCCTCGAAGACCGCCGCGTCCCGTTCGTCGTGGCCGTCAACACCTTCCCGGAGGCTCCGCACCACCCCGTGGAAGACCTGCGCACTGCGCTGGCCCTCAGCGAATCCGTGCCCATCGTCACCTGTGACGCACGTGACCGGGCGTCCTGCCGTGACGCCCTGCTGTCGCTGATGGTCTACCTGAGTACCCTCGCCGCCGCCCAGGAGTCCGAATGACCCTCCCACCCGCCGAACACACCACCGAGAAGCCCGGGGCGATCCCCCCTCCGGGCTGCCCGGCCCACGCCGCCACCGGACCGGGGGGCGCCACCCGCCTCTACGGCGGCGCCGCCGAGACGGACCCGATGGGCCTGTACGAGGAGTTGCGTGCCAAGCACGGTCCGGTGGCGCCCGTGCTGCTCGACGGCGACGTACGCGCCTGGCTCGTCCTCGGCTACCTCGAGAACCGTGACGTGGCCAGCCGCCCGACCCAGTTCTCCCGCGACCCCCGGGTCTGGCACGGCTGGCGGAGCGGGGAGATCGACCCCGCCACCTCGCCGCTCGTGCCGATGATCGGCTGGCGTCCCGACTGCGTCTGCGCGGACGGCGAGGAGCACCAGCGACTGCGCGGTGCGGTCACGGCCGGCCTCAGCCAGTTCGACCACCGCGGAGTCCGCCGATCCATCACCCGCATCGCGCACCAGGTGATCGACACCTTCTGCGAGGACGGCGAGGCGGAACTGGTGGGCCAGTTCACCGAGCACGTGCCCATGCTCACGCTCACCCACCTGCTCGGAATGTCGGACGAGGCCGGTCCCAGGCTGGTGCACGCCGCCCGTGACCTCTTCAAGGCCACCGAGACGTCGCTCGCCAGCAACGCGTACGTCCTGGAGAGCCTCGCGCAACTCGTCGACGCCAAGCGGGCGCGCCCGGGACAGGACATCGCGTCCGCGCTGATGGCCCACCCCGCCAACCTCTCGGACGAGGAGGTGCAGCACCACCTGCGCCTCATCCTCCTCGCCGGTTACGAGACGACCGCCAACCTCATGTCCAACGTCCTGCGCATGGTGGTCACCGACCCCCGGTTCCGCGGGTCGCTGGCCGGCGGTCAGATGACCCTGCCCGAAGCCGTCGAGCAGGTCCTCTGGGACGAGCCGCCGCTGATGGTGTGCCCGGGCCGCTGGGCCAACGGCGACACCACGCTCGGGGGACAGCAGATCAAGGCGGGGGACATGCTCCTGCTCGGCCTGGCCGCCGGAAACGTCGACGAGGCGATCCGCCCGGACCCCGCGACCCCGGTGCACCACAACCGCGCGCACCTGTCCTTCAGCGCCGGCACCCATGAGTGCCCCGGCCAGGACATCGGCCGCATCATCGCCGACACCGGCATCGACATCCTTCTCACCCGGCTTCCCGACATCGCCCTGTCCATCCCCGAGGAGAGCCTCAGCTGGCGCTCCTCCACCTGGGCCCGGCACCTGACGGCACTGCCCGTGAACTTCGTCGCCCGCGCACCCCAGGCCTTCGACGTACCGAGCCCGCTGCCGACCCCGCCCGCCCCGAGCACCGGGATGCCGTCGGCACCGCCGTGGTCGGTGGCCGAAGCCGGGTCCGTGGCCGAGTCCGGGCCGGCGGCCGAGTCCGAAGCCGAGCCCGTACGCCGGCCCGAAGCCCGTCCCTCCTGGCGGGCGCGCGTCAGGCGCTTCCTGCGGAGGCGCTAGGCCCCGCACCGTGGCGAGCACCACGGACGAGGGGGCTGCCGACGCGTGTCCGTCGGTACCCCCTCGGAGCGGGAGCGGGAGCGGGATTCGGGAGCGGGATTCGGGACGGAGAGGCGCCGCGGTACCTACTGGAACGTGGCGTCGGTGGAGGCGTAGCGGGGTGCTCCGGTGTACCAGGCATGGAGGCCGGAGAGGAAACTGCAGGCACCCCGGAGCCATGTCTCCAGCTCGGCCCGCTCGTCGTGGTTCAGCCCGGATCGCCGTACCAGTTGGGGGAGTTCGCTCTGCCGGAGGTGCTCGAAGTCCCGCAGCCGGGTGTTCACCAGGTTCAGCGCGGCGGGAACGGCGTCGTGGAGGGCGATGCCCAGGGACGTGCCCAGGACCACGACCAGGTTGTTGACGTCGTGCTCCTCGTGGACTTCCCGTTCGTAGGAGGCGAGGTCGTTCGCCAGTCCCATGAAGTCCATGAAGGCATCGAGCAAGGCGTGGACGGTCCGGCTCTGCCGTATCTGCTCGGGTATGCGCGCGCCGGTCGCCAACTCGACGGAATAGGGGGCGGTATGGGCGGCGAAGCTCTCGCGCCGGAACGGCGCGTACTCGATCAGGTGGGGGACCCGGCCGCCACGGCTGTTGGCCAGCTCCTCGACTCCCGCGTCGACGTAGCGCACCAGGGCCCGGTTGAACTCGTGCCGCCAGTGCGCCAGCCTCGGCGGGAAGAACTGCCGCTGCAGGTCGGCGATTCCCCGCTCGACGGGATTCGCCGGCTCCGGCAACCGGGCGCCGTATTCCGGTCGCAGGAACTCGTGCAGACGGGCGGTGAAGGCCAGCGCGCCGGCCAGGTCACCGGTCTGCTTGAAGGCGGAGGCGAAGTAGTCGTCCCAGGCCAGGGCCCAGATGTTGAACCGGTGGTTGAGCCGGAGGTCGGCGAGTGAGGCGTCGGGGAGGGCCCAGGCGGTGAGCTGGTCGACGGTCATGGCATGGAACTGCGCCCGGGTCCATATCGCGCGGTGGCCCGACGGTCCTTCCTCGCCGTCGAGCATGCCCATCTCGCGTGCCCACGTCTCGCTCTCCTCGCGCAGGGCCGACAGATACGGATTCACCCGCAGCGGATAGGGCATCCACAGCTGGGGCAGCTCGAGGGCGCGCACTGTCATGGGGACCAACCTCCTTCTCTCTTCGACCCGAGGGACGTGTTGGGCTGTTCCTGCTCCCGCCTGTGGTGACGGCCGCCACTGCCATGAGGCCGGACGATGCCCGGCCTACGGCCCTCCAAACCTGCCCCCCATGGACGATGGTCAACCCATCAACCGTTCCTGACCAGTGTTCAGAACAGCTTCATGCGGAAGGAATCGATCCCTCTGGGGAACTTTCCGAAAAACCGCGCAGGCTGTGGTCATCCGCTACGGGTGTGCCGGGTGCGCCAGGTGTGTGGATACCTCCGAGCCCGCACCCGCACCCGCCACTTCGCAGCGCTTCGCCCCGTCGAGCAGGAGCTCGACGGGGCGAAGGAGCAGACGCACCCCGAATTGACCGACAGCGTCCGTGGGCTTGCCGGGGCAGGTCCCGCCCGGGCGGCAGGTGAGCCGTGCGCCGGAATCCGGTCGGCTGGATCACGGCGTCCCGCGCTTCGGAGTTTCTTCAGGAGCGAGCGAGGTCCGGGGGGATCAGGCGCCGTTCGACCCCTGTTCCATGGCGGCCAACGCCTCCTGTGCCCGCTTCCCCATCTCCTCTTCGGAGACGTCCTCGATGTGCGAGGCGACGTTCCAGCGGTGCCCGAAGGGGTCCTCGAACTGGCCGGTGCGGTCGCCGTAGAACTCGTCCTTGACCGGCGACAGTTCCTTCGCACCCCGGGCGAGGGCCTTGGCGAAGACCGCGTCGACGTCCGCCACGTACACGTGCAGCGTGACCGGCGTACCGCCGATCGCTTTGGGCGAGCGGAACCCGAGGTCGGGGAACTCGTCGGCGAGCATGACGACCGAGTTCCCGAACGCCAGCTCCGCGTGGCCGATTCTGCCGCCGGGGGCCGGCATCCTCATGCGCTCCTCGGCGCCGAGCACGTCCACGTAGAAGTCGATCCCGGCCTCGGCTCCGTCGACGCAGAGGTACGGCGTGACCCGCGGGTACCCTTCGGGGATGGGTTGTACGGTCACCGTCTTCCGCCTTCCTGACGCGGGCGGTCGCCGTCGACCGCCATCTGCGCCCACAGATATCCCGCCCCCCGTGCCGCGTGCCGAAGCCGCGCGGCGGCCGACCACGGGATGCCCCGAAGAGCGGCAGCCCGCTGCGCGGCGCTCGCCCCCGCTCAGCGTGCGGCGGTGCGCAGACCGGTGGCATCGCAGGGGAGCGGGCGGCCGGGGTGGTCGGTGGCGAAGTCCTCCGCGATGTCCGCCGCCGTGACGGCCATGGCGTCGCTCGTGATGCGGATCTGTCCCGAGAACGGCTTGTCGATGTCCTCGATGAGGAGGAGCGAACCCGTGAAGAGCCCCGCCAACACGAAGAGCAGGACGAAGTGGGAGGCCCCGCGCCGGCGCGGCAGCCCGAAGGCGAAGGCGCCGACCGTCGCGGCCAGCGAGATCACCATGAACCAGTACACGATCGGCGGGATCGCCGGCATGGCTTCCGAGAGCCTGGACTGGCGGGCGACGGAACGCTCGTCGTCCGTCTCCACCAGAAGCTCGAACGTGTTGCTGTCCCGGTGCGCGAGCTCCTTGAAGTGGCGGCGGAGGTCGGCGGACCAGACCGAGGCCTCGGGCGCCTGCTAGCCCCTGTCGACCATGGCCGGCCATTCGTACGTCATGATCGCCCGCGCGTAACAGACCGCCGCCCCCTGTACGCCCTCGCGCTGGGGTTCGGGGGCGTAGTCGGCCACTTCGTAGAGCTGGTCGACCCGGTGGGCCTCGGAGCCGACGCCCGTGCCGGCCGTGCCGTACGACTCGGCCGCCACGACGATCACGAACGCCACGAGGAGCACCGCAAGGGTCTCCAGGGGGCTGATCAGATCGCTGATCGACGCCTCCTCGTCCCCGGCGGCCTCCTCCGCGCGGCGCCGCCGCAGGCGGTTGGCGAAAAGGCCGGCGGCGAGTGCGGCGGCCATGATGACGATGGTGATCGCGGCGAGCATGCGTGTGGCTGCCCCTCGACGTTGCGACGGCCTGTGGTGCCCGTTGGACCACCAGCCTTGCGCGGGATCCGGCGGCACCCGCGACGCGGATGCGCCGCCTGGCGGAACGACTTCACCGCACGAAAGAACCTGCGGGCAGCCTGTCGGCGGGTGTCGCGGGTGTCGCGGGTGTCGCGGGGGCCGGGCGGTCTCGGCAGGCTCGGTGTCCTCCGTGCTCTCCTCGCGCCCGGCGACTCGCCGGCCCCGGCCGGTCCCGGTGACTCAGGAGCGGGCGCCGACGTAGAGCTCCAGATCGCGGCGGCGTGCGACATGGCCCCGCCAGCCGGCCATGAGGACCAGGAGGGTCCAGACGACGAGGCCGCCGATCAGCTCGTCCAGCCGGCCGGCCGCGTCGACCTGGTCGGCCTGCTCCATCGGCACCTTGCCGCGTGCGTCGCGCACGATGTCGAGGCGTTCGCCGACGTCCGGGGCGCCGTTGCCGCGGTACACCAGCTTTTCCCCCAGCTCCCGGCCGTCCGATCCGCGCAGGGTGAGCTCGTGGTTCTTGCCACCGGTGGCGGCGGCGCTGTCCGCCACCACGACGACGCTCTCGCGGACCCCGTACCGTTCGAGGGCCAGTTCGGGTGCGTACTGGACCGCCCCGACCAGGACGAACAGCGCCGGTACGGCGGCGAGCAGCACCAGCCAGATGCCTCGGTGCAGCAGGTGCAGCAGCACCCCGAACAGCAGGCACAGCACCACTCCGGCGGAGATGGCGACCCATTCCGCACTCGGGACGAGGAAGGAGACGCCGGACACGACGGCGGCCGCGGCCCAGACGTACAGCACCAGGGCGACGGTGCGGCCCACCCCGGTGAGCGGCCGGGCCGACCGGCGCGCCGAGGCGGGCGGATGGCCGGTGCCGGGGCTGGTCGTGCTGCCGTGTATGGCCTCTGACATGCGGTTTCTCCTGGTTCCGACCTGCCCTCACGAGCGGGGCTGCGGGCGACTGTGCACGATAGCTCACGGCCGGTCACCGTTTCCGGTGGGCGCTTCGGCTTGGTCGCGCGGTCGCCGGGCCGTAGACGTATCGTCCGACTATGCGTGACATGTGCGGCCGTCGGCCGGGTACCGGGCCGCCGGGCCCCGGCACGTGGCCGGGCGGACGCCGCCGGGCCCCGCGCCGTGCCCTGTCGGCCGCGGCAGGCGGGTGAGACGGGTGGAAGGGCCCACGGACACGGGTGCCGGCGCGGAGACCGAAGACGTCTTCGCCGATGGTCGGATGGCCGCCGTGCTCACCGGCCTCATGCGGGACACCGAGGCCTCGGTGGGGCTCGTCTACCTGTCGGTCCCGGGGGACCGGATGCTGCGCCTGGTGCTCATCTCCGGCGTGTCGCGGGAGATCGCCGCCCCCTGGGTACGTATTCCGGCCGACGCCCCCATACCGGTGGCCGACGCCATCCGGGATCGGAGGGTCGTCTGGCTCGGCGGGCGCGAGGAGATCGCCCACCGCTACCCCAAGATCGGGATGGTGGTGCCGTACGACTTCATGCTCGCGGCCGCCCCCATCGCCGACGCCACGACCGTATGGGGCGGTGTCGTCCTGCTCTGGCCGGTCTCGCACCCGCCGGAGCTCGACGCGCGCGAACACAGGATCCTCGACACCCACTCCCGCAGGTCGTCACGGCTCCTGCGGTGGGCCGCCGACCAGGATCCACCACCGCCCCACCCCGCCGAGCCGCTCGTCGTGCATCCGACGCGCCCCTCCGAGCCCGACCCGGGCGTGGCGACCGCTGCATTCGACCTCGCGGAGCGCCTGCCGATGGGATGCTGCGCCCTGGACCTCGACGGGCGGATCACCTTCATCAACACCGCCGCCGCCGAGCTGGTGGACGCCGGTGCGGCAGCCCTTCTCGGCCGACGGCCGTGGGAGGTGCTGCTGTGGCTCAACGACCCCGCCTTCGAGGACCGCTACCGTGCCGCCGTCGTCACCCGCCGGCCGACGTCGTTCACCGTGACGCGGCGGTCGGCGCCCTCGCTGCTGTTCGAGCTCTACCCGGACGCCACCGGCATCAGCGTCCTCATCATCCCGAAGGCGGAGGGCGCAGTCTCCGGCGGCGGTCCCGCGGCCGGTGCCGCATCCGCATTCGTGTCCGGGTTCGGGACCGGCGCCGACGAGGCCTCCCCGGCCGATGCCGCCCCCTCGGCCGACGGCGAGCAGGTCTCCACCCCTGTCTCCGCGGCGCCGACGCGGCCCGGCGAGTCCTTCGGTGTCACCGCGCTCTACCAACTCATGCATCTGGCGGCGTCCCTGACGGAGGCGGCCGGCGTGCGCGATGTCGTCGAACTCGTCGCGGACCAGATCGTGCCGGCCTTCGGCCCGGACGGACTCGTCCTGATGACCGCCGACGAGGGACGCCTGCGTGTCGTCGGCCACCGCGGCTACAGCGAGGAGTTCGTGGAGCTCATCGACGGCAAGCCGCTCACGGCGCCGGTCGCCGACGCCCTCGTGCTCTCCACGGGCGTCCCCCTCTTCTTCCCCACGCACGAGGACTTCCACCGTGCCCACCCCGGCGCCCCGCGCTACGGGCGCCGCAACGCCTGGGCGTTCCTGCCCCTGATCGTCTCCGGCCGTCCCGTCGGCTCGCTCGTCCTCTCGTACGAACGCCCGCGTCCCTTCCCCGCGGCGGAGCGGGCGCTGCTCACCTCACTGGCCGGGCTGATCGCCCAGGCCCTGGCCCGGGCCCGGCTCTACGACGCCGAGCACTCCCTCGCGCGCAGCCTCCAGACGGCCCTGCTGCCGCACGGACTGGCCCCGCTGCCCGGCATCGACGTCGCCGCCCGCTATCTGCCGGCCGGTCAAGGCATGGACATCGGCGGCGACTTCTACGACCTCATCCGCGCCACCCCCACCTCCGTGGTCGCCGTCATCGGCGACGTCCAGGGACACAACACGACCGCCGCCGCGCTCATGGGGCAGGTGCGGACCGCCGTCCACGCCCACGCCGCGGCCGGTGCGTCGCCCGGCGACATCCTGGCGCGCACCAACCGGCTGCTCGACGACCTCGACGCGGACCGCTTCACCAGCTGTCTGGTCGCCGAGTTCGACCTCGGCAAGCATCGTCTGCGCTTGGCGAGCGCGGGCCATCCACCGCCCCTCCTGCGCCGTCCTGACGGCAGCGCCGAGATCCTGGTGGTGCCCCCGGGGCTCCTCCTCGGGATCGCCCCGAACGTCACGTACGACACCATGGAGCTGCCCTGGGACCGGGGCTCCGTGCTCGCTCTGTACACCGACGGTCTGGTCGAGGCTCCGGGCCTGGACATCGGTACGTCCATGGCGGATCTGGTGGAGCGGCTCGCCGTGTCCCGGGCCCCGGACATGGACCGGCTCGCCGACGAACTGACCCTGCACGTCAAGTACGGCGCCCACCGCATGGACGACGTCGCCCTCCTTCTCGTACGTCGCCCGTCGCCACAGGCCTGAGCCCCCCTCGTCACCGGCCTCAGGGCTCGCGGTGCCGGTCGCCGGTCCGGTGGCACTGGACGCGGTGATGGTGCGTCGACCTATGCTCTGTCGCGTGGCGAACCCCAGCGATCTCCAGGACCCCTCGGCCCGTCCCGTCGTCTCCGCGCCGGACCTGCTCGCCCTGCATGCCGTACGGCTCAAGGGCCTGGTCGGCGACGGCGAGGCTGCCGCGCGCTACGGGCTCGACCCCGAGGTCGTACGGGAAGCGCTCCTCGACCACGAGGCGAGGGGCTGGGTGACCCGGCGCGCGTTCGCCGGGACACGCGGGTGGACCCTCACCGAATCCGGACGCGCCGAAGGCGAGCGGCGGCTCGCCGGGGAGCTGGCCGAGACGGGGCTCGGACCCTTCGTACGCGAGCAGTACGAGATGTTCCTCGCGTACAACGACCGTTGCCTCAGGGCCTGTACGGACTGGCAGCTGCGGCCGGACGGCCCGGGGCGGCTCACCGTCAACGACCACGGGGACGCGGAGTGGGACGGGCGGGTGCTCGACGAGCTCACCGAACTGGGCCGGGTCCTGGAGTCCCTGTCCGTGGAGCTCGGGGCGCGGATCGTCCGCCTCGGCGGGTACGGAGCACGCTTCACCGGCGCGCTCACACGCGTCCGGCGGGGCGAACTGTCGTGGGTCGACCGGGTCAAGGAGGACTCCTGCCACACGGTGTGGATGGAACTCCACGAGGATCTCCTCGCCACCCTCGGCATCGCCCGCGGCGAGGAGCCGAAGCCGCGTGCACAGGACGACTTCGTCTGACCGCCGCCGAGGGGTACGGCCGCCGCTGTGACGGTCACTCACCTCGGATGGTTCCGCGAGCCCCGCACGCCGCCGTCGTACGCCCCCGCATGCGGACCGTGTCGGACACTCTCCGACCGGCGGCGGACCCGGCGCCCCCACGCGCGGACGTGTCTGCGGCGGCGCTCGGGTGAAAAACATGGGGGGTTGTTCCCCATGCCGCGGAGGCGTCCCTCGTACCAGGATCGGACACGGCCCGGAGCGGGGGGCCGGGCCGGGGCGGTTCGAGGAGGGGCGATGGCGGTGAAGGCCGGACACGAGCAGGCTGCGGCTTCGCTGTCGGAGGTCGAGCGGTGGTGGGACGGCGGGCTGCTCCGCGAGGACGAGGGCGGGCACGCAGAGGTGAGCGGCCACGGGGGCGATGGGCGCCCGGACTGGGCCCTGCTGGTCGAGGAGGCGGTGGCCGCCGCTCCCCTGGAGGCCGCGGCGCCCTCGCGGGACTATCCCGGGCTCAGCGGATTCGAATGGGCCCTTCGGCCGCTGACCGACCGCGCGGGGGAGCGGTTGGAGCGGCGCGTCACGGGACGGGCGCGTGAGCTCGTGGACATGACCGCCGTACGGGACGACCTGGAGCGGCAGCTCAGCGGCAGGCTGGCGCGGGCGGCGGCGCGGACGCTGGTCCTCGAACTGCACGAGGCACGGAGCGCCGGGCGTCTCGACGGGGACGACACACAGGCCCGGTTCCGGGACTTCCTGGCGCGTACCGCTTCCCGGCGCGGCCTGTCGGACCTGCTGGCCGGGCGGCCGGTGCTCGCGCGGATCCTGGGGCGGGCGGCCCTCGACGCGGCGGACGCGGTGGCGGAGGCGCTGGAACGGCTCGCCGACGACCGTGCCCTGCTGGTCGCAGGTCTTCTCAAGGAGTCGGGCGGGGACCCGGGACTGCTCGTGGGCATCGAGCCGGGCGCCGGTGACGGGCACCGGGGCGGCCGGAGCGTCATGCTGCTGAGCTTCGCCGACGGGACTCGGCTGGTGTACAAGCCACGCCCCCTCGCCGTGCACCGCCACTTCAACGACCTCGTCGCCTGGTTCAACGCGCTGCCCGATTCCGTGGACCTGCGTACCCTGCGACTGCTCGACCGCGGCGAGTACGGCTGGGTGGAGTTCGTCGCCGCGCGGCCCTGCGCCGCCGAAGCGGAGGTCGAGGAGTTCTACCGTCGCCAGGGCGCGCTGCTCGCGCTGCTGCATCTGCTCGACGGGACCGACCTGCACCACGAGAACCTGATCGCCGTCGGTGCCCACCCGGTCCTCGTCGACGTGGAGACCCTGTTCCACCCGCCCCTGCCCGGCTCCGGCACGGAGGACCCCGCCGCCCGCGCGCTCC is part of the Streptomyces sp. NBC_00250 genome and harbors:
- a CDS encoding transcriptional regulator — protein: MANPSDLQDPSARPVVSAPDLLALHAVRLKGLVGDGEAAARYGLDPEVVREALLDHEARGWVTRRAFAGTRGWTLTESGRAEGERRLAGELAETGLGPFVREQYEMFLAYNDRCLRACTDWQLRPDGPGRLTVNDHGDAEWDGRVLDELTELGRVLESLSVELGARIVRLGGYGARFTGALTRVRRGELSWVDRVKEDSCHTVWMELHEDLLATLGIARGEEPKPRAQDDFV